A region from the Kribbella shirazensis genome encodes:
- a CDS encoding beta-galactosidase, which yields MSPAAESDTRPVDDPRRGHIALRSGRIEVDATPTLMLSGEVHYFRLRRDDWADRLVQARDAGLDTIASYIPWIWHELPDGELDLTGRTCPERDLPAFIDLCDSLGLRFLARPGPFVMAELKNEGIPHRIYREHPDAHPAGWDGAAATTEDLDYHHPGFLAAAERWLGAVCEVLAPRQAPDGPVVGVQLDNEVGMLAWVSNTPHLDDLAIGNFLAWLADRHTTEGAAKLLGTTGDDFGRLAAAVRSGGDPARTLAFHQELGLWARDDFAKYLQHLESFTREHGISVPLLINVHGTGGGRGTTFPIGISQLAPSYRGRHGVLAGSDYYLGELTVQNVADLYLCNAILACVNGPDQPATSLEFEVGTGDYGDNLDGLSSPESGVHKTLLTLGQGNRLINYYLLTGGRNPVLEGSEDDGIPRIAFTGERHGFAAPIDPEGRATPAYDALANLIKEVRAYEPILATGRQLTDDLGFGFVADHYLTEYAHPTDTARRAQVDDLVRYRGFGARDALGRAIVLGGYHVDAVDLQAIADPESAWAAGTTAPEAPRTIVLSTPRTLGQKVQQWLTDHVRNGGNLLLTGMLPDRDHDGTPCTILADAFGLSSAGVRADRRDDSGPYWPTVTGSGDFSIDADLRVASAQLLKVPDGATVLLREIGSGLPCAVQAPLGAGSMIFVGCDFPAAHLDNWRNLFARLGVSPRVRIDADRTGLVTVPVASEHGNLLITVNVAPYPITASISVDGQEVQPSTTFPARGHALLQW from the coding sequence ATGAGCCCAGCAGCCGAGAGCGACACCCGTCCCGTCGACGACCCGCGGCGCGGGCACATCGCGCTGCGGTCCGGCCGGATCGAGGTCGACGCGACGCCCACGCTGATGCTGTCCGGCGAGGTGCACTACTTCCGCCTGCGGCGCGACGACTGGGCCGATCGGCTGGTCCAGGCCCGGGACGCAGGGCTGGACACCATCGCCAGCTACATCCCCTGGATCTGGCACGAGTTGCCGGACGGCGAGCTCGACCTCACCGGGCGGACCTGCCCGGAACGGGACCTGCCGGCCTTCATCGACCTGTGCGACTCCCTCGGCCTGCGGTTTCTCGCCCGGCCCGGTCCGTTCGTGATGGCCGAGCTGAAGAACGAGGGCATTCCACACCGCATCTACCGCGAGCATCCGGACGCCCACCCGGCCGGCTGGGACGGCGCGGCAGCCACGACCGAGGACCTCGACTACCACCACCCCGGTTTCCTGGCCGCGGCCGAGCGCTGGCTCGGCGCCGTTTGCGAGGTGCTCGCTCCGCGCCAGGCCCCGGACGGCCCGGTCGTCGGCGTCCAGCTGGACAACGAGGTCGGCATGCTCGCCTGGGTGTCGAACACGCCGCACCTGGACGATCTTGCCATCGGCAACTTCTTGGCCTGGCTGGCCGACCGGCACACCACGGAGGGTGCCGCCAAGCTGCTCGGCACGACCGGCGACGATTTCGGCCGGCTCGCGGCTGCCGTTCGCTCGGGCGGCGATCCGGCGCGGACACTGGCCTTCCACCAGGAGCTCGGGCTCTGGGCGCGGGACGACTTCGCGAAGTACCTGCAACACCTGGAGTCCTTCACCCGTGAGCACGGCATCTCGGTGCCGTTGCTGATCAACGTCCACGGCACCGGCGGCGGTCGCGGTACGACGTTTCCGATCGGGATCAGTCAGCTCGCCCCGTCCTATCGGGGACGCCACGGAGTGCTAGCCGGCTCCGACTACTACCTCGGCGAGCTGACCGTACAGAATGTCGCCGATCTCTATCTGTGCAACGCGATTCTCGCCTGCGTCAACGGGCCGGACCAGCCGGCGACGTCGTTGGAGTTCGAAGTCGGGACCGGTGACTACGGCGACAACCTGGATGGCCTCAGCTCGCCGGAGTCCGGCGTACACAAGACGCTGCTGACGCTCGGCCAGGGGAATCGGCTGATCAACTACTACCTGCTGACCGGTGGCCGCAACCCGGTCCTCGAGGGCTCCGAGGACGACGGCATCCCGCGGATCGCCTTCACGGGCGAGCGTCACGGGTTCGCGGCACCGATCGATCCCGAGGGGCGAGCCACGCCGGCGTACGACGCCCTGGCGAACCTGATCAAGGAGGTTCGCGCCTACGAACCGATCCTCGCCACCGGGCGGCAACTGACCGACGATCTCGGCTTCGGCTTCGTCGCCGATCACTACCTCACCGAGTACGCCCATCCCACGGACACCGCACGCCGCGCGCAGGTCGACGACCTCGTACGCTATCGCGGTTTCGGCGCCCGGGACGCGCTCGGCCGGGCGATCGTGCTCGGCGGCTACCACGTCGATGCCGTCGACCTCCAGGCGATCGCCGATCCCGAGTCCGCGTGGGCCGCCGGTACGACGGCACCCGAGGCACCGCGGACGATCGTCCTCAGCACCCCGCGCACGCTGGGACAGAAGGTTCAGCAATGGCTCACCGATCATGTCCGCAACGGCGGCAACCTGTTGCTGACCGGGATGCTGCCGGATCGCGATCACGACGGTACGCCGTGCACGATCCTGGCCGACGCCTTCGGTCTGTCCTCAGCCGGTGTCCGCGCCGACCGGCGTGACGACTCGGGACCGTACTGGCCGACGGTGACCGGATCCGGCGACTTCTCCATCGACGCCGACCTGCGGGTCGCCTCGGCGCAACTGCTGAAGGTGCCCGACGGGGCCACGGTCCTGCTTCGCGAAATCGGGTCCGGCCTGCCGTGCGCGGTCCAGGCGCCGCTCGGCGCGGGGTCGATGATCTTCGTCGGCTGCGACTTCCCGGCCGCCCACCTCGACAACTGGCGGAACTTGTTCGCGAGACTCGGTGTCAGCCCCCGGGTCCGCATCGACGCCGACCGCACGGGCTTGGTGACCGTGCCGGTCGCGTCGGAGCACGGCAACCTGCTGATCACCGTCAACGTGGCGCCGTACCCGATCACGGCGTCGATCAGCGTCGACGGGCAAGAGGTACAGCCATCGACGACCTTCCCCGCCCGCGGCCACGCTTTGCTGCAGTGGTAA
- a CDS encoding glycoside hydrolase family 1 protein produces MTSSTPAPAHFLWGAATAGHQIEGGNTNTGHWMLEHAPDTWVKEPSGDACDSYHRYGEDIALLAQAGLNAYRFSLEWSRIEPAKGEVSRAQLDHYRRMIDSCRSAGVEPIVTLQHFTVPLWQHQEGGWYAADVVDRFRFFTETATRILDDVTWVVTINEPNMMVNQTEARIDTEVGVNFPGPSPHASQVIAEAHHASVEVLRGLGHVRAGWSVANQVYQAVPGHEKDRDEWAYWREDFFLEQSRDDDFIGVQSYLRTIIGPDGPVPFADGVERTLTGWEYYPEALGQALRHTRDVTGGVPMLVTENGMATADDTRRIAYTTGALSGLGEAIDDGCDVRGYLHWSLLDNYEWGSYEPTFGLIAVDRETFVRTPKPSLAWLGDLARRNELPRVPERPEAAANFAAAIAR; encoded by the coding sequence ATGACCTCCTCGACTCCTGCGCCCGCGCACTTCCTCTGGGGAGCCGCGACCGCCGGCCACCAGATAGAGGGCGGCAACACCAACACCGGCCACTGGATGCTGGAGCACGCCCCGGACACCTGGGTCAAGGAACCCTCGGGAGACGCCTGCGACTCCTACCACCGGTACGGCGAGGACATCGCGCTGCTGGCGCAGGCCGGACTGAACGCGTACCGGTTCTCGCTGGAATGGTCGCGGATCGAGCCGGCCAAGGGTGAGGTGTCCCGGGCACAGCTCGACCACTACCGGCGCATGATCGACAGTTGCCGATCGGCCGGTGTCGAGCCGATCGTCACGCTGCAGCACTTCACCGTGCCGCTCTGGCAGCACCAGGAAGGTGGCTGGTACGCCGCCGACGTCGTCGACCGGTTCCGGTTCTTCACCGAGACCGCGACCCGGATCCTCGACGACGTCACCTGGGTGGTGACGATCAACGAGCCGAACATGATGGTCAACCAGACCGAGGCGCGGATCGACACCGAGGTCGGGGTGAACTTCCCCGGGCCGTCGCCGCACGCGTCCCAGGTCATCGCCGAGGCCCATCACGCATCGGTCGAGGTACTGCGCGGCCTCGGCCACGTCCGGGCCGGCTGGTCCGTCGCGAACCAGGTCTACCAAGCGGTCCCCGGCCACGAGAAGGATCGCGACGAGTGGGCCTACTGGCGGGAGGACTTCTTCCTCGAGCAGAGCCGCGACGACGACTTCATCGGCGTGCAGTCCTACCTGCGCACCATCATCGGGCCGGACGGGCCGGTGCCATTCGCCGACGGTGTCGAACGCACCCTCACCGGCTGGGAGTACTACCCGGAGGCGCTCGGCCAGGCGCTGCGGCACACCCGCGACGTCACCGGCGGCGTACCCATGCTGGTCACCGAGAACGGCATGGCCACCGCCGACGACACCCGGCGGATCGCCTACACGACGGGAGCGCTGAGCGGTCTCGGCGAGGCGATCGACGACGGCTGCGACGTTCGCGGCTACCTGCACTGGTCGCTGCTGGACAACTACGAGTGGGGATCGTACGAGCCGACGTTCGGGCTGATCGCCGTCGACCGCGAGACCTTCGTCCGTACCCCCAAGCCGAGCCTTGCCTGGCTGGGCGACCTGGCCCGTCGCAACGAGCTCCCGCGGGTCCCGGAACGGCCGGAGGCCGCGGCGAACTTCGCCGCGGCCATCGCGCGCTAG
- a CDS encoding phytanoyl-CoA dioxygenase family protein, producing MTEPVGETGARVITIDVQESDRAGEGLAPERLRAALDALRADGVVVLADVVGLDHLDALHERMVSDLALLRARPDAPYNWTAGNIQQDPPPFEPYLFADVLLNPQVIAVTSAVLGPGLRNVMYSGNTSLPSDTRQPVHADVGHLWPSDALEVAHPPAQLVVNVPTVDVSAENGATEIWLGTHRDVTVGVGGDIEVPPDALEARRRISAPIQPGIRRGSVVIRDARLWHAGMPNRTDRPRPMIAMMHVSHWLDVGTPLEFPAESKSFFEHPVLTTAARFAEQPTDHIYRSQGFGMVEQPTG from the coding sequence ATGACCGAACCTGTTGGCGAGACGGGAGCACGCGTGATCACGATCGACGTTCAAGAATCTGACCGGGCGGGCGAAGGGCTGGCGCCGGAGCGGTTGCGGGCCGCGCTGGATGCGCTGCGTGCGGACGGCGTGGTGGTGCTGGCCGACGTGGTCGGCCTGGATCACCTCGATGCGCTGCATGAGCGCATGGTCAGCGATCTGGCGCTGCTCCGGGCTCGGCCCGATGCGCCGTACAACTGGACGGCGGGCAACATCCAGCAGGATCCGCCACCGTTCGAGCCGTACCTGTTCGCGGACGTGCTGCTGAACCCGCAGGTGATCGCGGTGACCTCGGCGGTCCTCGGGCCTGGTCTGCGCAACGTCATGTACAGCGGGAACACGTCGCTGCCCAGCGACACCCGGCAGCCGGTGCATGCGGACGTGGGACACCTGTGGCCCTCCGACGCCCTGGAGGTCGCGCATCCGCCGGCCCAACTGGTGGTGAACGTCCCCACCGTCGACGTCTCGGCCGAGAACGGCGCCACCGAGATCTGGCTCGGAACCCACCGGGACGTCACAGTCGGTGTCGGTGGTGACATCGAGGTACCGCCGGACGCGCTGGAGGCGCGGCGCAGGATCTCCGCGCCGATCCAGCCCGGCATCCGGCGCGGCAGCGTAGTGATCCGCGACGCCCGGCTGTGGCACGCCGGAATGCCGAACCGCACCGATCGGCCCCGGCCGATGATCGCGATGATGCATGTCAGCCATTGGCTGGACGTCGGGACCCCGCTGGAGTTCCCGGCCGAGAGCAAGTCGTTCTTCGAGCACCCGGTGCTGACCACGGCCGCGCGCTTCGCCGAGCAGCCGACCGACCACATCTACCGCAGCCAGGGGTTCGGGATGGTCGAGCAACCGACCGGCTAG